The following coding sequences lie in one Arachis hypogaea cultivar Tifrunner chromosome 9, arahy.Tifrunner.gnm2.J5K5, whole genome shotgun sequence genomic window:
- the LOC112712268 gene encoding probable glutathione S-transferase, translating into MEDIKVLGFWSSPYVHRVIWALKLKGISYEYIEVERHGKSQLLLQSNPVYNKVPVLIHGGKSIAESMVILQYIEDTWPHNPLLPQDPYERALARFWIKFGEDSTASITDLFMRPSKNEEERAIAIEKAKEILKVMEEKGLGDKKFFGGNNIGMVDIAYGLLCHWLEGLEEITGLKLIDPSQFPRLHAWTQNFKQVPLIKENLPDYEKLLVHLQWRRQQYM; encoded by the exons ATGGAAGACATCAAGGTGCTAGGGTTCTGGTCAAGCCCTTATGTCCACCGAGTGATATGGGCTCTGAAGCTGAAGGGCATCAGCTATGAGTACATAGAAGTGGAGAGGCATGGCAAAAGTCAACTCTTGCTCCAATCCAATCCCGTTTACAATAAGGTCCCTGTTTTAATTCATGGAGGCAAATCCATTGCAGAATCCATGGTCATTCTTCAATATATTGAAGATACCTGGCCTCACAATCCCTTGCTTCCTCAAGATCCCTATGAGAGAGCCTTAGccagattttggatcaaatttggaGAAGATTCG ACAGCTTCTATTACTGATCTGTTTATGAGACCCtcaaagaatgaagaagagagggCAATTGCAATTGAGAAAGCAAAAGAAATTCTGAAGGTAATGGAAGAGAAAGGACTAGGGGACAAGAAGTTCTTTGGAGGCAACAATATTGGAATGGTGGACATAGCTTATGGATTGCTTTGTCATTGGTTAGAAGGGTTGGAGGAAATTACAGGGTTGAAACTAATTGATCCAAGCCAATTCCCTCGGTTGCATGCATGGACtcaaaatttcaagcaagttcCTCTGATTAAGGAAAACCTTCCTGATTATGAAAAACTCTTGGTCCATCTTCAATGGCGTAGACAGCAATATATGTAA
- the LOC112709568 gene encoding uncharacterized protein, whose product MRRDVFLRIIDALSNVYLYFQQRVDATGRRGLSPLQKCTAAIRMLAYGVTADAVDDYVRIGESTTIECLEKIVEGVISVFQDEYLRKPNPNDVQRLLQIAEGRGFPDMLVLEVVASSDLWIWHAFFGVSGSNNAINVLDRSPVFDDILNDRASETAATYDQ is encoded by the exons ATGAGAAGAGATGTGTTCCTTCGGATAATAGACGCTCTCTCAAACGTCTATCTATATTTCCAACAGAGGGTTgatgcaactggaagaagaggcttgTCGCCACTTCAGAAATGTACCGCTGCAATACGGATGTTAGCATATGGCGTAACAGCTGATGCTGTTGATGATTATGTACGCATAGGCGAGAGCACTACAATTGAATGCTTGGAAAAAATTGTTGAAGGTGTCATTTCCGTGTTCCAGGATGAATACTTGCGAAAACCCAATCCAAATGACGTACAACGCCTGCTACAAATAGCGGAGGGTCGTGGTTTCCCTGACATGTTGG TACTTGAGGTTGTAGCATCTTCAGACCTTTGGATATGGCATGCGTTCTTTGGAGTTTCTGGTTCAAATAATGCTATCAACGTGTTAGATCGTTCTCCAGTGTTTGACGATATTCTAAATGACCGTGCTTCGGag ACTGCAGCAACTTATGATCagtaa